A portion of the Paenibacillus sp. PvR098 genome contains these proteins:
- a CDS encoding YhfC family intramembrane metalloprotease yields the protein MIQQITITGMFIQLLISVLIPIALIIFVKKKNSFRWKSFFVGAAVFIIFVQILEKIPHLIMIDSTGTSLKWTANPYLFALYGGLAAGIFEELGRYLGYRWLLRKHELQRKDGLSYGLGHGGIEAVLIGGGLAISSMVMAFAINAGTFEQLVGHKAPAEQVAQFKEQLMNRDFWYYVLGGVERSFALFIQIGLSLLVLLGVIHNQFKYVVLSIAVHALINFFAALFQAGVIHNVWLVEAIFFIAAVIAIGFIKKSKKLLH from the coding sequence TTGATCCAGCAAATAACGATAACGGGTATGTTCATACAACTGCTCATATCTGTTTTGATCCCCATTGCACTGATTATTTTTGTGAAGAAGAAAAATTCCTTTCGGTGGAAATCATTCTTTGTAGGTGCAGCTGTATTCATCATTTTTGTGCAAATTCTTGAAAAGATTCCACACCTCATCATGATTGATTCCACGGGTACATCGCTGAAATGGACAGCTAATCCATACCTGTTTGCATTATATGGCGGATTAGCGGCAGGGATATTTGAAGAGCTGGGACGTTATTTGGGCTATCGATGGCTGCTTAGAAAACATGAGCTGCAGCGTAAAGACGGATTGTCCTATGGGCTCGGTCACGGCGGTATTGAAGCCGTTCTTATCGGGGGTGGTCTTGCTATAAGCTCTATGGTTATGGCATTTGCCATTAACGCAGGCACCTTCGAACAATTAGTAGGGCATAAAGCACCAGCCGAACAAGTGGCCCAATTCAAGGAACAGTTGATGAATCGGGACTTCTGGTATTATGTGCTTGGGGGTGTGGAACGATCCTTCGCCTTATTCATACAAATCGGACTGAGTTTATTGGTTCTTCTGGGTGTCATACATAATCAATTTAAATATGTCGTCTTATCCATTGCCGTTCATGCATTGATTAATTTTTTCGCGGCTTTGTTCCAAGCTGGGGTCATACACAACGTTTGGTTGGTAGAAGCGATTTTCTTCATTGCAGCTGTGATCGCCATTGGTTTTATTAAGAAGTCCAAGAAGCTTCTCCACTGA
- the gnd gene encoding phosphogluconate dehydrogenase (NAD(+)-dependent, decarboxylating): MKIGLVGLGKMGLNLGQNMIDHKHEVVAFDLNTDAVKQLQAYGAQGASNLEQLVRSLQTPRIIWIMVPHAVVDSVLADLSPFLSKGDIVIEAGNSHYKESIRRYDQLKQAGIHFMDAGTSGGMEGARHGACYMVGGDPEAWRTVEPIFRDTAVENGYLYAGKAGSGHYLKMVHNGIEYGMMAAIGEGFEVLEKSGFDFDYEQVAKVWNHGSVIRSWLMELTERAFSKDAKLDELQGVMHSSGEGKWTVEEAMDLQTATPVIAMSLLMRYRSLDHDTFTGKVVAALRNEFGGHAVEKSKVTV; this comes from the coding sequence ATGAAAATCGGATTAGTCGGTTTAGGTAAAATGGGATTGAATTTGGGACAAAATATGATCGATCACAAACATGAGGTTGTTGCGTTCGATTTAAATACAGATGCGGTAAAACAGCTTCAAGCCTATGGCGCCCAAGGCGCGTCAAACTTAGAGCAGCTGGTTCGGTCTTTACAGACGCCAAGAATCATTTGGATCATGGTTCCCCATGCCGTGGTGGATTCCGTATTGGCTGACCTATCGCCTTTCCTGTCCAAAGGCGATATCGTGATCGAAGCGGGCAATTCACACTATAAGGAATCGATCCGCAGATACGACCAGTTGAAACAAGCGGGTATCCACTTTATGGATGCCGGGACCTCCGGAGGTATGGAAGGAGCCCGTCACGGGGCATGCTATATGGTTGGCGGAGACCCGGAAGCATGGCGTACTGTGGAGCCGATCTTCCGTGATACCGCGGTGGAGAATGGATATCTGTATGCGGGCAAAGCCGGCAGCGGTCATTATCTGAAGATGGTCCATAACGGAATCGAATACGGGATGATGGCCGCCATTGGAGAGGGTTTTGAAGTCTTGGAGAAAAGTGGATTTGACTTTGATTACGAGCAGGTGGCCAAAGTTTGGAATCATGGGTCGGTGATCCGATCCTGGTTGATGGAATTGACGGAACGCGCTTTTTCGAAGGATGCGAAGCTGGATGAGCTTCAGGGTGTGATGCATTCCTCCGGTGAAGGGAAATGGACGGTGGAGGAAGCCATGGATCTTCAGACGGCTACTCCGGTCATTGCCATGTCTTTATTAATGCGCTACCGCTCTTTGGATCACGATACCTTTACAGGTAAAGTGGTGGCTGCTCTGCGTAATGAGTTTGGCGGGCATGCTGTAGAAAAAAGCAAAGTCACCGTGTAA
- a CDS encoding TetR/AcrR family transcriptional regulator — MTNRMSKSELAFPRRKRTPSAQAQEYILRAADELFYNEGIRAVSVDAVVERAGINKMSLYRQFASKDELILAYVNRQSKQFWEEWETSVSKHSHQPRKQIIQFLTDLADKSSVGGYRGCCFINLAVEFPDPEHPARQLVFAHKKVLIQKLTDLTQAMGVTDPEMAAHSLALWIEGMYAASQTFGTNSDTIRMLPFIVEKLLDGAVPHHT; from the coding sequence ATGACGAACCGCATGTCAAAATCAGAACTAGCCTTCCCGAGAAGAAAACGGACACCCAGCGCTCAAGCTCAAGAATATATCCTTAGGGCGGCCGATGAATTGTTCTACAATGAAGGGATTCGTGCGGTTAGTGTAGACGCTGTTGTTGAACGTGCCGGCATCAATAAAATGAGCCTCTACCGCCAATTTGCATCCAAAGACGAGCTGATCCTGGCTTATGTGAACAGGCAAAGCAAACAATTTTGGGAGGAATGGGAGACAAGTGTTTCTAAGCATTCCCATCAGCCCAGAAAGCAAATCATTCAGTTTCTTACAGATTTAGCTGACAAATCATCTGTAGGCGGTTATCGCGGCTGCTGCTTTATCAATCTTGCTGTAGAATTCCCCGATCCTGAGCATCCCGCACGCCAATTGGTTTTTGCTCATAAGAAAGTGCTCATCCAAAAGCTCACCGACCTGACTCAAGCGATGGGCGTAACCGACCCAGAGATGGCAGCCCATTCATTGGCGCTTTGGATCGAAGGAATGTACGCAGCTAGTCAAACCTTCGGCACAAACAGCGATACCATCCGAATGCTCCCCTTCATCGTCGAGAAGCTTCTGGATGGAGCCGTACCACATCACACATGA
- a CDS encoding DUF3298 and DUF4163 domain-containing protein, whose amino-acid sequence MKNASVQKEINESLKAIVIPEQSGSEMEEMFEYEYTADYDVKYFEGSILNIMFNTYTYTGGAHGMPYKFSYIVNVETGQTYQLSDLFDKSSNYTEQVSQMIMGMDAVHSEEPLDSFESIADDEGFYLEDNSIVVYFEPYQYKSYASGFPDYRITYDELDRVINKEGGLWKAMGR is encoded by the coding sequence TTGAAGAACGCAAGCGTACAGAAAGAAATCAATGAGTCTCTTAAAGCCATTGTCATTCCGGAGCAAAGCGGCAGCGAGATGGAGGAGATGTTCGAGTACGAGTATACCGCTGATTATGATGTGAAGTATTTTGAAGGCAGCATTCTAAACATTATGTTTAACACCTATACCTACACCGGTGGAGCTCATGGGATGCCTTATAAATTTTCTTATATCGTTAATGTGGAAACTGGCCAAACGTATCAATTATCCGACTTGTTTGACAAGAGCAGCAATTATACGGAGCAAGTGAGCCAGATGATTATGGGTATGGATGCTGTTCATTCGGAAGAACCTTTGGATTCGTTCGAAAGCATCGCGGATGATGAGGGCTTCTATTTGGAGGATAACAGCATCGTCGTTTATTTCGAGCCTTATCAATACAAATCGTATGCTTCGGGTTTTCCCGATTACCGGATTACTTATGATGAACTGGATAGAGTAATCAATAAAGAAGGCGGTCTTTGGAAGGCTATGGGTAGGTAA
- a CDS encoding alpha/beta fold hydrolase, with the protein MNWDQRGSGKSYSPLIPSDSMTVDQLISDAHDLTQHLLRVLGKHKLYIMGHSMGALLGMLYVHRYPKFVKSYVGVNQPVNRKAEEEMSYAFIMQMTKDKGLVKAVQDLERIGSPEGSYRSLDDLVVQRTWLTKLGGGD; encoded by the coding sequence GTGAATTGGGACCAGCGCGGGAGCGGGAAATCGTATAGTCCGCTTATTCCTTCCGACTCGATGACTGTCGATCAACTCATTTCGGATGCGCATGATCTCACTCAGCATTTACTCAGGGTATTAGGCAAACATAAGCTGTATATCATGGGTCATTCGATGGGGGCCCTGCTTGGTATGCTGTATGTCCATAGATATCCAAAATTTGTAAAATCATATGTTGGCGTCAATCAGCCGGTCAACCGGAAAGCCGAAGAAGAGATGTCGTATGCCTTTATCATGCAAATGACGAAGGACAAAGGTTTGGTGAAGGCTGTTCAAGACCTCGAACGGATCGGCAGCCCTGAGGGAAGCTACCGTTCGCTGGATGATTTGGTTGTCCAGAGAACTTGGCTTACCAAACTCGGGGGAGGCGATTAA
- the hxlA gene encoding 3-hexulose-6-phosphate synthase, which produces MKLQLALDLVDIPGAKALVAEVQEYIDIVEIGTPVVINEGLRAVKEIKEAFPSLTVLADLKIMDAAGYEVMKASEAGADIVTVLGAAEDMSIKGAVEEAKKQNKQILVDMIGIKDIEGRAKELDALGVDYICVHTGYDLQAVGQNSFEDLKKIKSVVKNAKTAIAGGIKLSTLPEVIKAQPDLVIVGGGITGQEDKKAAAAEMQKLIKQGA; this is translated from the coding sequence ATGAAATTACAATTAGCATTGGACTTAGTAGATATTCCTGGAGCAAAGGCATTGGTAGCAGAGGTTCAAGAGTATATCGATATCGTTGAAATCGGTACGCCGGTTGTCATTAACGAAGGCTTAAGAGCCGTCAAAGAAATCAAAGAAGCTTTCCCTTCATTGACCGTATTGGCTGACCTGAAAATTATGGATGCAGCTGGTTATGAAGTCATGAAAGCATCCGAGGCAGGTGCGGACATCGTTACGGTTCTGGGTGCTGCTGAGGATATGAGTATCAAAGGCGCAGTGGAAGAGGCCAAAAAACAAAATAAACAAATCCTTGTCGACATGATTGGGATTAAAGACATCGAAGGCCGTGCTAAAGAGCTTGATGCTCTCGGAGTAGACTACATTTGCGTGCACACAGGCTACGATCTTCAAGCGGTCGGACAAAACTCGTTTGAAGACCTTAAGAAAATTAAAAGTGTTGTGAAAAACGCGAAGACCGCGATCGCAGGCGGCATCAAATTAAGCACATTGCCTGAAGTCATCAAAGCACAGCCTGACCTCGTTATTGTAGGCGGCGGGATTACCGGACAAGAAGATAAAAAAGCCGCAGCTGCTGAAATGCAAAAATTAATCAAGCAAGGTGCCTAA
- a CDS encoding YezD family protein, whose translation MAKPLDVDEIWTHRIIQSINGLEYGMVQIVVHDGRIVQIERTERKRFESDHAASGKGTPRKPEKTNDFKKPNVYRTTGDFL comes from the coding sequence ATGGCTAAGCCGCTGGATGTAGATGAGATTTGGACTCACCGTATCATACAAAGCATTAACGGGTTAGAATATGGAATGGTGCAAATTGTCGTACATGATGGAAGAATAGTCCAGATTGAAAGAACGGAGCGTAAACGTTTTGAATCGGACCATGCTGCCTCTGGTAAAGGAACGCCTCGAAAACCGGAGAAAACCAATGATTTCAAGAAACCAAATGTCTATCGGACCACTGGAGACTTCCTCTAA
- a CDS encoding VOC family protein, whose amino-acid sequence MSNSIHPDTELGPVHLRVSQLERSILFYREVVGFEILQHEGKTAKLTADGLRPLLVLEEVENAAAVPRRSHTGLYHFAILLPDRKSLGLALRNLIDRQVRIGSSDHLVSEALYIDDPDHNGIEIYRDRPRDTWTRDANGEYLMAVDPLDGQGLLEEAGDEAWSGLPAGTKIGHVHLHVADLEKTKEFYCNILGFDLTAHYGDSALFVSAGGYHHHIGLNTWAGVGAPAPQPNATGLDYFTIVVPNDEEMKGILDRLGHAGVAAERLEDVWFVHDPSGIRIQWVIRS is encoded by the coding sequence ATGTCTAATTCAATACATCCCGATACGGAGCTGGGGCCGGTTCATTTAAGGGTCAGCCAGCTCGAACGATCTATCCTATTTTATCGGGAAGTCGTTGGGTTTGAAATTCTGCAGCATGAAGGGAAGACTGCGAAGCTTACTGCGGACGGACTCCGTCCATTGCTTGTGTTAGAAGAGGTGGAGAACGCTGCCGCGGTGCCCAGAAGATCGCATACCGGTCTGTATCATTTTGCGATCCTGCTGCCTGATCGCAAATCGTTGGGTCTGGCTCTGCGCAATCTGATCGATCGTCAGGTTCGGATTGGCTCTTCCGACCATCTTGTAAGCGAGGCGCTCTACATTGACGATCCGGATCATAACGGTATCGAAATCTATAGGGATCGGCCGAGGGACACATGGACGCGCGATGCCAATGGCGAATATCTGATGGCTGTCGATCCCCTCGATGGGCAAGGATTGTTGGAGGAAGCGGGAGATGAGGCCTGGTCGGGATTGCCCGCTGGAACGAAAATCGGGCATGTTCATCTCCATGTTGCGGATCTGGAGAAAACCAAGGAGTTTTATTGTAATATATTAGGATTTGATCTCACGGCTCATTATGGTGACAGCGCTCTGTTTGTGTCAGCTGGAGGCTATCATCATCACATCGGATTGAATACATGGGCGGGAGTCGGTGCGCCTGCACCGCAGCCGAATGCAACCGGTTTGGACTATTTTACCATTGTTGTTCCGAATGATGAGGAGATGAAAGGGATTTTGGATCGTCTTGGGCATGCCGGAGTAGCTGCCGAAAGACTGGAAGATGTCTGGTTTGTTCATGACCCCTCAGGGATCCGGATTCAATGGGTCATTAGATCATGA
- a CDS encoding helix-turn-helix domain-containing protein: MSDLRQEILDKINNGDFNCEKELTLAIISGKWKIVILWHLGREGAHRFSELQRLFPKITHKMLTSQLKELIEDGIVHREVFPEVPPRVEYSITELGMTMLPIVEMMYEWGKKRIADIKNSGNVIHNSNAFN, translated from the coding sequence ATGTCGGATCTGAGACAAGAAATTTTAGATAAAATCAACAATGGCGATTTCAATTGCGAAAAGGAACTCACCCTGGCCATCATTAGCGGAAAGTGGAAAATTGTGATCCTGTGGCATCTAGGAAGAGAAGGGGCTCACCGCTTCAGCGAATTGCAAAGACTGTTTCCGAAAATTACGCATAAGATGTTGACCAGCCAGCTGAAGGAGTTAATCGAAGACGGGATTGTCCACCGTGAGGTGTTTCCTGAGGTCCCTCCAAGAGTAGAGTACTCGATAACAGAACTCGGAATGACGATGCTGCCTATCGTTGAAATGATGTATGAATGGGGCAAAAAGAGAATAGCCGATATCAAAAATTCGGGTAATGTCATTCACAATTCGAACGCATTCAACTAG
- the msrB gene encoding peptide-methionine (R)-S-oxide reductase MsrB produces MNDVSKQVELATFAGGCFWCMVKPFDEQPGIMKIVSGYTGGHVEHPTYEEVCSDTTGHYEAVQITFDPALFPYERLLELFWTQIDPTDAGGQFADRGLSYRTAIFYHNEEQKRLAEKSKQQLNVSGRFQEPIVTPILPAAVFYPAEDYHQNYYKTNPVRYKAYFAGSGREKFIREQWKDVKKDEELRSRLTPIQYEVTQNNGTEPPFRNEFWNHKEEGLYVDIVSGEPLFSSLDKFDSSCGWPSFTKPMEKSHVSEHVDVTHNMIRVEIRSKEADSHLGHVFEDGPDPTGLRYCINSAALRFIPVERLEEEGYGKFKPLFEK; encoded by the coding sequence ATGAACGACGTAAGCAAACAGGTGGAGCTGGCGACGTTTGCAGGCGGCTGTTTCTGGTGCATGGTTAAGCCATTTGACGAACAGCCGGGAATTATGAAGATCGTATCAGGCTATACAGGCGGTCATGTGGAACATCCTACATATGAAGAAGTATGCTCCGATACGACAGGACACTATGAGGCCGTCCAAATTACATTTGACCCAGCGCTCTTTCCATATGAACGGTTGCTGGAGCTATTTTGGACGCAGATCGATCCCACGGATGCCGGCGGCCAATTTGCTGATCGCGGGCTATCCTACCGAACGGCCATCTTTTATCATAATGAAGAACAGAAGAGATTAGCGGAGAAATCCAAGCAGCAGCTTAATGTAAGCGGTAGGTTTCAGGAACCCATCGTTACGCCGATTTTGCCGGCAGCCGTATTCTATCCCGCGGAAGACTATCATCAGAACTACTACAAAACAAATCCGGTTCGCTATAAAGCTTATTTCGCAGGCTCCGGTCGGGAGAAATTTATTAGAGAGCAGTGGAAGGATGTCAAGAAGGACGAGGAATTAAGGAGTCGCCTCACCCCGATTCAATACGAAGTAACGCAGAACAACGGCACCGAGCCGCCGTTTCGCAATGAGTTCTGGAATCATAAAGAAGAAGGGCTTTATGTCGATATCGTATCGGGCGAACCGCTGTTCAGCTCCCTCGATAAGTTTGATTCGTCGTGCGGCTGGCCTTCATTCACAAAGCCAATGGAGAAAAGCCATGTGAGCGAGCATGTCGATGTGACTCACAACATGATTCGGGTAGAAATTCGCAGCAAGGAGGCGGACTCTCATCTGGGCCATGTGTTTGAAGACGGTCCCGATCCAACCGGGCTGCGGTACTGCATTAACTCCGCCGCCCTGCGTTTTATCCCTGTAGAACGATTGGAAGAGGAAGGCTACGGGAAGTTTAAGCCTTTGTTTGAAAAATGA
- the zwf gene encoding glucose-6-phosphate dehydrogenase, which produces MDAMTFVLFGSTGDLAKRKIFPAMYNLFLEQKLPKSFSVVALGRKPFTDAEFQDYVERSLHTFSRRKPEDRSHVEPFLRCFRYFALDVMNQEGYRELLKRVQEREKELDIPENRLFYLSVAPEFFDKIASHIKESGLGAGRGWKRLIIEKPFGHDLASARKLNDNLSLAFEEDEIYRIDHYLGKPMVQNLETLVSANPLLKALWSNQYIANIQITASETVGVEERAGYYEGAGAIRDMFQNHMLQLMMMTAMHLPTPITEQNTRNQKINLLKSLRSVSKEDAAHHVIRGQYGAGEMQNQVVAAYRNEPGVDASSMTDTFVAARLWIDDFFWKDVPIYIRTGKRMKEKSTRIVIEFKDRLREQDGNMNPFPNLLTIQINPDEKITLQLNGRNPLKNGQMEPVTMDFSMPADQLPEAYELLLFDALRGDATFFAHWEEVELAWAWVQPVLEAFEENLLPLHSYPAGSYGPAAASALLDEEGFHWWHDGQAEAPGTRGLPELVTTK; this is translated from the coding sequence ATGGATGCTATGACATTTGTTTTATTTGGTTCAACCGGTGATTTGGCCAAAAGAAAAATATTCCCCGCCATGTATAACTTATTCCTGGAACAAAAGCTGCCGAAATCCTTTTCGGTGGTGGCGCTTGGACGTAAGCCGTTTACGGATGCGGAATTTCAAGACTATGTGGAACGTTCATTACACACTTTTTCAAGACGTAAACCGGAAGACCGCTCCCACGTAGAGCCGTTTCTGCGCTGCTTCCGTTATTTTGCTCTTGATGTAATGAACCAGGAGGGGTACCGCGAGCTGTTGAAGCGGGTTCAAGAGCGGGAGAAAGAGTTAGACATCCCGGAAAACCGGTTGTTCTATCTTTCGGTCGCCCCTGAATTTTTCGACAAGATCGCTTCCCATATCAAGGAGAGCGGTTTGGGCGCCGGCAGAGGGTGGAAGCGTCTCATTATCGAGAAGCCATTCGGACATGATTTAGCATCGGCCCGGAAGCTGAATGACAATCTAAGTCTGGCTTTTGAAGAGGATGAAATCTACCGGATCGATCATTATCTCGGCAAGCCCATGGTGCAAAATCTTGAAACACTGGTCTCCGCGAACCCATTACTGAAAGCTCTCTGGAGCAATCAATACATTGCCAACATACAGATTACAGCCAGCGAAACGGTTGGCGTAGAGGAAAGGGCCGGTTACTATGAGGGCGCCGGAGCCATACGGGATATGTTTCAAAATCACATGCTTCAGCTGATGATGATGACGGCTATGCATCTGCCGACACCTATCACAGAACAAAATACCCGCAATCAAAAGATCAATCTATTGAAATCCCTTCGATCTGTTTCGAAAGAAGATGCGGCTCATCACGTGATACGTGGTCAGTATGGCGCTGGAGAAATGCAGAATCAAGTTGTCGCTGCCTATCGGAATGAGCCTGGAGTGGATGCTTCTTCCATGACGGATACGTTTGTGGCTGCCCGACTGTGGATTGACGACTTTTTCTGGAAGGATGTTCCGATTTACATTCGAACAGGCAAACGAATGAAGGAAAAGTCCACGCGGATTGTCATTGAGTTTAAAGACCGGTTGAGGGAACAGGACGGGAATATGAATCCCTTTCCCAACCTGTTAACTATTCAAATTAATCCGGATGAAAAAATCACGCTGCAGCTGAATGGTCGGAACCCATTAAAGAATGGACAGATGGAACCCGTTACCATGGATTTCTCCATGCCCGCGGATCAGCTGCCGGAAGCCTACGAGCTTTTATTGTTCGACGCCCTGAGAGGCGACGCGACGTTCTTTGCCCATTGGGAGGAAGTGGAACTGGCATGGGCATGGGTACAGCCCGTTCTGGAGGCGTTTGAAGAAAACCTTCTGCCTCTTCATTCCTATCCGGCAGGTTCGTATGGTCCTGCAGCAGCCAGTGCTTTACTGGACGAGGAGGGTTTTCATTGGTGGCATGACGGGCAGGCTGAAGCTCCAGGAACCCGTGGATTGCCAGAGCTGGTGACAACAAAATAA
- the hxlB gene encoding 6-phospho-3-hexuloisomerase has protein sequence MRTTEYLVEIIKELQRSVDLISDEEAERLADQILQSKKIFAAGAGRSGLMVKSFVMRLMQMGFEAYVVGETVTPNLEKDDLFIIGSGSGETKSLVPMAQKAKSLEGIVAAITIFPDSVIGTLSDITVKLPGSPKDRSDGSYKTIQPMGALFEQTLLLFFDAVILKLMEKKGLDSGTMFGRHANLE, from the coding sequence ATGCGGACGACGGAGTATTTAGTTGAAATCATCAAAGAGCTGCAGCGTTCGGTAGACCTCATCTCCGATGAAGAAGCCGAGAGATTGGCGGACCAAATCCTTCAATCCAAGAAGATCTTCGCAGCTGGCGCAGGGCGATCCGGGCTTATGGTAAAGTCCTTCGTGATGCGGCTGATGCAAATGGGCTTCGAGGCTTATGTAGTCGGCGAAACCGTAACCCCTAACCTGGAAAAAGACGATCTGTTCATCATCGGATCCGGCTCGGGGGAAACGAAAAGCTTGGTGCCTATGGCGCAGAAAGCGAAAAGCTTGGAGGGGATCGTTGCGGCGATCACGATATTCCCGGACTCGGTCATCGGCACACTTTCGGATATCACCGTGAAACTGCCGGGCTCACCTAAGGACAGATCGGATGGCAGCTACAAAACCATCCAGCCGATGGGAGCATTATTCGAGCAAACGCTCTTGTTATTCTTCGATGCTGTCATCCTGAAGCTGATGGAGAAGAAGGGGCTGGACTCCGGAACGATGTTTGGCAGACATGCCAATCTGGAATAG
- a CDS encoding HAD family hydrolase, translated as MIKDHIEWIFFDLGETLIDESAPISDSIRQFTEQAELLGYKYRSEQVQAALQEAYRHYAEHPMWSVMEAWIPSEEHRAKIKKGMTYHKHMERPFPSSLALLQTLSRRYRIGIIANQGPGTPTRLEAYGFSPYISVCCASAEAGMAKPDPQFFLMALDQAQCRPEHAVMIGDRLDNDVIPAKRLGMSAIWVRQGDARFQPLPARSEAPDAICDSIEQIAALFT; from the coding sequence ATGATAAAGGATCACATCGAATGGATCTTTTTTGATCTTGGCGAAACGCTGATCGACGAATCGGCTCCCATATCTGATAGTATCCGTCAATTTACCGAGCAGGCCGAGCTTTTGGGCTATAAATACCGTTCCGAGCAGGTTCAGGCCGCCCTTCAGGAAGCCTACCGGCATTACGCCGAACATCCGATGTGGAGCGTGATGGAGGCATGGATTCCCTCCGAGGAGCATCGAGCAAAGATCAAGAAAGGCATGACTTACCATAAACACATGGAGCGCCCCTTCCCCTCATCTTTGGCCCTCTTGCAAACCTTATCGCGTCGGTACCGTATCGGCATCATCGCCAATCAAGGTCCTGGCACGCCCACCAGACTCGAGGCCTACGGCTTCTCCCCTTATATCTCCGTTTGCTGCGCTTCCGCCGAGGCGGGGATGGCGAAGCCCGATCCCCAATTTTTCCTCATGGCGTTGGATCAGGCACAGTGCCGGCCGGAGCACGCGGTCATGATCGGCGACAGATTGGATAACGATGTCATTCCCGCCAAGCGTCTGGGCATGAGCGCAATCTGGGTCCGCCAGGGAGACGCGCGCTTTCAGCCTTTGCCCGCTAGAAGTGAAGCGCCGGATGCCATATGCGACAGTATTGAGCAGATAGCGGCATTGTTTACATAA
- a CDS encoding DJ-1/PfpI family protein yields the protein MSKKVLILTGDAVEALEVYYPYYRCLEEGFETVIASPTDKKVLHTVVHDFEDWQTFTEKRGYNIEAHASFDNINPEEFDALIIPGGRAPEHIRLHKDFGRIASHFFKQDKPIMILCHASQALSVIADDIKGREMTAYFACRPEVEAAGAKYIETRCHIDRNLISGHAWNDLPQLMKEFVKQLNAAN from the coding sequence ATGTCCAAAAAAGTATTGATATTAACTGGAGATGCTGTGGAAGCATTGGAAGTATATTATCCTTACTATCGCTGCCTGGAAGAGGGTTTCGAAACGGTGATCGCTTCCCCGACAGATAAAAAAGTCCTGCACACGGTTGTTCATGATTTTGAAGACTGGCAAACCTTTACGGAAAAAAGAGGATACAATATTGAAGCGCATGCTTCATTCGACAACATCAACCCGGAAGAGTTTGATGCCTTAATTATTCCTGGAGGACGAGCTCCTGAGCATATTCGTCTTCATAAAGATTTTGGACGAATTGCAAGCCACTTCTTTAAACAGGATAAGCCCATTATGATTCTGTGTCATGCCAGTCAGGCGCTATCCGTTATCGCCGATGATATTAAAGGCCGCGAAATGACAGCTTACTTCGCTTGCCGTCCTGAAGTGGAAGCGGCTGGGGCCAAATATATCGAGACTCGCTGCCACATCGACCGCAACCTGATTTCGGGTCACGCTTGGAACGACCTTCCGCAGCTGATGAAAGAATTCGTTAAACAACTAAACGCTGCAAACTAA